From Triticum urartu cultivar G1812 chromosome 2, Tu2.1, whole genome shotgun sequence, a single genomic window includes:
- the LOC125537852 gene encoding myosin-binding protein 7-like, with product MAPCPGVAGVHARWTARALAGAFLDLAIVYAFLCAAAAASAASALLALFRLRLPCTCSRPHLPCLFAFLFRYPSRVLESLLLSLRSRFPFVFNSDDDSQDEGEGKAESVDEEEEEVNLKREVDEGNDVSALQQELDKERSAAASAAEEAMAMILRLQKEKSSLEMEVRQQRRTSDERCAFYENEVEELKDILLMRERETRSLQKEVESYRRMLGLTGNDDDEEVEMMTPHSYFLEGEPSSSRSLDKNAGVQPGNNSVFSFQKQFARQQVSPIRVGHVKDGNEDSLPFQALGEVPVAGSKLGADRCEDDGTETVVILPLSARSLCLPQSARCLDQGGDVEVNAAAGMKGMEELTADEFQEEDSGRLDKTCHDFMASDNDANIFDVHVVDDICFSTEVKGLIGRSFSDATMQADKLQNRAAADDLLGKSLNAIKGAQNKMRLAASGRRQSLQLQLLEDIADQLQEIKDVADAGRHLHCISPKISKKS from the exons ATGGCGCCCTGCCCTGGCGTCGCGGGCGTGCACGCGCGCTGGACGGCGCGGGCGCTGGCCGGCGCCTTCCTCGACCTCGCCATCGTCTACGCCTTCCTCTGCGCCGCGGCCGCCGCGTCcgcggcctccgccctcctcgcgctcttccgcctccgcctcccctgcacctgctcccgcccgcacctcccctgcctcttcgcCTTCCTCTTCCGCTACCCCTCCCGCGTCCTCGAgtccctcctcctctcccttcgCTCCCGCTTCcccttcgtcttcaactccgACGACGACAGCCAGGACGAGGGGGAGGGCAAAGCCGAGTCCGTcgatgaggaagaggaggaggtgaATCTGAAGCGGGAGGTGGACGAGGGGAATGACGTCTCGGCGCTGCAGCAGGAGCTGGACAAGGAACGCAGCGCCGCAGCATCCGCGGCCGAGGAGGCCATGGCGATGATCCTGCGTCTGCAGAAGGAGAAATCGTCCTTGGAGATGGAGGTGCGGCAGCAGCGCCGCACCTCTGATGAGCGCTGCGCCTTCTACGAGAATGAGGTGGAGGAGCTCAAGGACATCTTGCTCATGAGGGAGCGTGAGACCAGGTCTTTACAGAAAGAGGTGGAGTCCTACCGGCGGATGCTTGGTCTCACCGGGAATGATGATGACGAGGAGGTGGAGATGATGACGCCGCACAGTTACTTTCTAGAGGGCGAGCCAAGCTCTTCCAGATCGCTTGATAAGAATGCGGGGGTTCAGCCTGGGAATAATTCTGTCTTCAGCTTCCAGAAGCAGTTCGCGCGCCAACAAGTGTCGCCCATTCGTGTGGGTCATGTTAAGGATGGGAATGAGGACAGTCTGCCTTTTCAGGCACTTGGAGAAGTTCCTGTGGCCGGATCGAAATTGGGGGCAGATAGATGCGAAGATGATGGCACGGAGACGGTGGTAATTCTCCCCCTATCTGCCCGGAGTTTGTGCTTGCCCCAATCTGCACGATGTCTGGATCAAGGTGGTGATGTTGAAGTTAATGCTGCAGCTGGTATGAAAGGTATGGAAGAGCTGACTGCTGATGAATTTCAGGAGGAGGACAGTGGGCGGCTAGACAAGACTTGCCATGATTTTATGGCAAGCGACAATGATGCAAATATATTTGATGTGCATGTTGTTGATGATATTTGCTTCTCCACTGAAG TTAAAGGCCTGATTGGTCGAAGCTTCTCTGATGCAACAATGCAAGCAGACAAGTTGCAGAATCGAGCTGCCGCAGATGATCTCCTGGGGAAAAGTCTGAATGCGATCAAAGGTGCACAAAACAAGATGAGGCTTGCAGCAAGTGGAAGGAGGCAATCATTACAGTTGCAACTCTTAGAGGATATAGCTGACCAACTTCAAGAAATCAAAGATGTTGCAGATGCAGGGCGACACTTACACTGTATTTCTCCTAAAATTTCAAAGAAAAGCTAG